Below is a genomic region from Thalassophryne amazonica chromosome 3, fThaAma1.1, whole genome shotgun sequence.
cgctgtgctccggaacaggaagtgatacaataccgcagtgagagccaaccaccagtagaggcctaaacaggcgcctctcagctgaacgCCAGAgaaaggttttctttgcagccactgactccaccaggtgattttactgattaatatcactttgagcagatggaatcagttaatcagtgaaatcacctggtggagtcagtggctgcaaagaaaacctgcaccctcatggctctttctggaacaggttgcctacccctgctccagAACAAACTAAAAGAAGGCAGAACCAAAGCAGTACTGACCTGACAGCCATGTGGGAGCGCCGACCTCGTCTgtgaatctgtctgtgtttgatcATCAGGTTCCACGGtttctacatacacacacacacacacacacacacacacacacacacacacacaaactattgAATTTAGTATCTTTTTCTGTCACGCCCCATCTCAATCCCAGTAAAGACACGAGTCTGATATTTTGTTTGATGTTTACACCAGTCACACCTCGACGATTTAGCCAGAGTGTGCTGACTGTATTAAAAACAAGTGTGTTTTGTAGAACTTAAGAGCACGTTGATACACATCATTACACACCAAGTACCTCAAAATATTTTGGACATGCACAATACTTTCGACATATGCCAGCGTATGGTGGAAACACAAACCGAGCCAGACTTAACCATTCTGACCTGCACTACATCGTGTAGTGCCAACCCAATCCACTCAGTGGAAACCAGACTgtcagcatacgcaggctaaatcatcaaggtgcaaCAGCGGGTGGCCTGAAAGGCGCAGGAGGCACAAATATCATCAGAGTGCACAAGAGGACTaaagaattcaatttatttagtttatatagcaccaaatcataacaagggGTCTCAAggccttcacacaagtaaggtctaaccttaccaacccccagagcaagaacacaggtaacagcggtaaggaaacactccctctgatgatttgaggaagaaacctcaagcagaccatgcAACTGACACAactacatggatcagggtctcggcatcagccatagacaggatgggacggctCTTCatcatatttcacagatggaagaaaacagtcctcgtaatatttctaatgtggagggcaaaggacaacgtaggatgaaAAATTacgccaaggttcctcactttgtcagtgtgatgtatgacacacgtatCTCggttaagcgttaactggtcagacTGATGCCGAGgttttgctggaccaagaaccattctGTCTTGTCTGAGTTCAAAAGTAGGAAATTGGTAGACATCCAGCTATTCACTGAggcaaagcaatcttctaaggattttatcaatcaatcaatcaattttatttatatagcgccaaatcacaacaaacagttgccccaaggtgctttatattgtaaggcaaggccatacaataattatgtaaaaccccaacggtcaaaaacgaccccttgtgagcaagcacttggctacagtgggaaggaaaaactcccttttaacaggaagaaacctccagcagaaccaggctcagggaggggcagtcttctgctgggactggttggggctgagggagagaaccaggaaaaagacatgctgtggaggggagcagagatcaatcactaatgattaaatgcagagtggtgcatacagagcaaaaagagaaagaaacagtgcatcatgggaaccccccagcagtctacgtctatagcagcataactaagggatggttcagggtcacctgatccagccctaactataagctttagcaaaaaggaaagtttaagcctaatcttaaaagtagagagggtgtctgtctccctgatctgaattgggagctggttccacaggagaggagcctgaaagctgaaggctctgcctcccattctactcttacaaaccctaggaactacaagtaagcctgcagtctgagagcgaagcgctctattggggtgatatggtactaccgagggtccctaagataagatgggacctgattattcaaaaccttataagtaagaagaagaattttaaattctattctgtatCTCTGTATGAGATCACCAGGAATTATCAACATATAAAACTGAGTAAGAATGAATCaattaatttatttggcacacaggtcagaacaacaaaaaaacctaaagaaagaaaataatcccaCAGTGCACCTATGcacccgaaagggtgtaggcagaagcaaaagcttgtgaacacctacccctttaaccaaaagtaaaaattatacatatacttgtatgcaaaggtttgggcccccctgataattttcatgattttcctttataaatcactggttgtttggatcagaaatttcagttaaatatattatataggagacaaacacagtgatatttgagaagtgaaatcaagcttctagtatttacagaaactgtgcaatattatttaaacaaaattaagtaggtgcataaatttgggcacccttgtcattttattgatttgaatacatttagcactaatgactggaacacaaaatgggtTTGGTAAACTCACTGACCCTTgaactccttacacaggtgaatccaatcatgagaaagggtatgtaaggtggccatttgcaaatgttttcccctctttgcatctcttctaatgaatggcaacatgggagcctgtaaacaactttcaaatgacctgaaaacaaagattgttcaacataatggtttaggggaaggatacaaaagctatctcagagatttcagctgtcagtttatatgtgttttccaacttaaattacagtcaataaagaccccaagaaatttagcTTCATTAAGGAATTCAATTTCAACATTGCATAGAATTCCTGGGTCTTATTACCAATGTGacaacactttgttttaccaaagtgaagtgACAATTTGTTAGAATCAAACCATTCCTTAAACTTCTGTAGTCCCTCTCCATCATATCCAGAACcggtcccaaatgatccccagtacaaaacacagttgtgtcatcagcaaataaaatacaactcaaaaAATCAGAAACCAGACATGTCATTGATATATAAAAGAGACAGCGAAGGCCCAAAGACTGAGccatggggcaccccacaagtgcaccTCAAAATTCTGACTTTATCCCACCCAATGACCATACTGACACCTGTTGGACAGATAACTAGTTATCTAATTGTGAGCCAATCCCCTGATGCCATACTTTCACAATTTATCCAACAGCAAGGCATGATCtactttaatgagtctttcatggaTTCAGCTgtgctggagcagggagacaagtgtcaggaaggtagatcttgaggaccgaacttgtggCACCCCTGCTGTATAGCATAGTAGGGTTATTGAGATTATTTTAAATAACCCCCACCTCCATCACCTGTACGAACAGATGAGGAACGCCTGACCCAGATGGACCAATCAGAAGTACAACATCATTTCATAGGATGGCAACAGACAGCGTATAACGGCGCCTTTCGAAAACtacgtaaattctcatttaataagcatTTATATCacgttgtgttcaaaacacattttcgggcacagtgtgtgtcattctgcattagaagggctccagcgtagtggacgtaaaatattctgtgtctgttaagagcttcacctcttgttccacgtgtgtattcCCACTGGTGTCACGTACGCCcacccggcgtatacgacagcgtgtaccagttctgccaatatccagcaacttcacacagccattgaagaggagtggaccaacattccacaggccacattgacaacctgatcaactctatgtgaaggagatgtgttgcactgcatgaggcaaatggtggtcacaccagatactgactggtatccccccccaataaaacaaaactgcacctttcagagtggccttttattgtgggcagtctaaggcacacctgtgcactaatcatggtgtctaatcagcatcttggtatggcacacctgtggaggtgggatggattatctcagcaaaggagaagtgctcactatcacagatttagactggtttgtgaacaatatttgagggaaatggtgatattgtgtatgtggaaaaagttttagatctttgagttcatctcatacaaaatggagcaaaaccaaaagtgttgcgttttatttttgttgagtgtaaacgaGACAGGACATATTGCCCTTTGTTCGGCCTCATATGTAGTGTGCTCTGTGCTCCAAATTGTTGTGTTATTATTGTATTGTAACCTGATGAGATGTTTTCCTGCCTGCTTGCACTCCAATATTATCCTCTGGTGTGATTCCATGCTCCTAATAGGTATAGTTGGTGAATTTTGCTCCTCTGGTCAGTCTTTGTACTAATCATCAACCCTAACGGTAGTGATGCTCTGGATGGGCTCTGGACTGGGGTAGAAGGCGTTTTATGCAAAATTGTTGATCATTATTAATTCAGCGCCATATAATATATAACCATTATAGCAAGGAAAAATCGTTTTTCTGGTAATAATTATATTATACCATTGTTGTTATTGCTGCCATGCATATTTGAAGATGTTCTTTAACTGATAATGACTGAGGTCAGAAGGGGTACAGACCAGATACCAATTTCAACATCACAAGATGAGATTTTTAAACTGCCCTCTGGTCTGTCATTGTATCAAACATTACCTTCTTGTATATTGTGGATTGTAACATGTTCTTTAACTGATAATGACTGAGGTCAGAAGGGGTACGGACCAGAtaccaatttcaacatcatcaagaTGAGATTTTTCTGCCAACTTACACTCCAATATTACCCTCTGGTCTGCCCCATTTGTCGGTGCTCCTAATGTGataataaaaaatatgtaatGCCCACACTCCAGTTGGTCATAGTTGGTGAATTTTGCTCCACTGGTCGGTCTTAGTACTAATTATCAGTCCTAACTGGTACAATGATGCTTCTGGACGGCTCTGGTCTGCAATTAGTAGAACCCAaaataggtgatccggaactggacaACCGTCTGTACCGTACGGATGGCCACGATGTGCTCATGAAACTACCTGAAACATTCATATTTAGATCTGTTCTGGGGTGTAACACCTACTGGCTTTGGGGGAACGTCACATTTACAGACCCCGAAaggtacaaaaaataaataaataaaaataaacctttAAGTTCCATACCGGATTTTGTTCGGGTGGTTCGGGACCAGCCTGGTCCAGCCAGTCCTGGCCTCCGTCACCGCGGTGAGCTCCCATGGTACAAACGGTGTCGACTGGAACCAACCGAACCGATTTCAATCGACGAACCGGCTAAGCTAGCACCACTAGCACCAAAGAAGGGCAGCGGCTTACTAACAGTTCCGGTACTGAGAACCACGGGACAGCTGCGGTTCGGTGTCGATAAATGTGAAGCCGTTTACTGATAAATGCAGTCGCCAAATCGACAAGTAAAACCTTTACGAGCGCTACGCTAGCTTAGCTGAACCCTTTTGTTTCAAGCTAACAGCAGCAATtcgtgctgctgttcctccagaatAAAACACCTGTGAAAAGATCCTTCAGAATAAAAGCActctttccatatgctccatcaaaCTTGACAAAATTATTTGTAGAGAAAAAACGCAGAACGTTGCTGGTTTTGTTCTTTCATTTCTGTGGTGTTTATAGTGTAAAAAGTAAAAAGGCTATTCAAGTTTCAAGTTGATAAAGAAAAGCAAAATCTTTGATTAAAAAGACATTTAGAAAAGGGAAGAAGGACCAAACAGTGCAGGAAGAGGTGACAAGGAAAGATGAAATGGACAGAGATCCAGGAGCATGGGCTGGCACATCTCCTCCTACACGCTCCACCACAGACCCAccgtgggtcctggatggcaaccacccagtttATCCCCATCTCTTGagtaccaggtctctgtggaggatctttgggtcccgctggaatgactgtgtccaaAGAACGGGTCCTTACTGAGACtcggatgaggaggatcactgacactgtgagggaacaccacatttagtccatgtggcgAGATTCtgtggacatgatccaggacacaggtgtctcagtgctgaggaccctagAGACTGggggtcttcttcttcttcttctatagcATTTAACACCACCCGGCATCCTTACTATTGAGGCTGGAGGTCAAGGACACACCGAGGTTACACCTGGTCAAGGATAGGCCCACATttgacctggctgcagcaggcagatagatggttactttggagagttGTGGATGGACGGGCTGTCTGGCTGCTGGTTGCCACCTGTGACCCGGAGCGATTCCAGTGTGGTTGAAGCTGAACCAACATGGAACAAAAGTCTGTCACACACAAATAGGAAGAGCTGAAACCTGTTCCTCCCATGGATCCTGACAGCGTGATCCACGATACCTGATCCGCACAGTCATCAGCAGACATCAAGTCCAGTTAAAGGAACGGTCCAACATTTCAGATCAAAAACAAACAGCAGGAACGGATTGCGAGTCTGGGTCAAAGAGCAGTAAAGGAGTCCAGTCTGTGTGATACTGGAAGCTGAGAAGAAACGAGACTTGGTCTGAAGACACTGATTGTGGTTTTTAAAGATACAAGAAAACAAGATCTAACTAATTCAAAGTTTAAAAGGCAAAAACAGGTTGGAGAGGAGTGATAAAATAAGATGGAGGGTTTTTATTGTCAGCTTTACGGACGCAGAATTTTCTTCATCACACTTTGGTTTAGTTCAAAACTGTCAGTAACAAAAGAGCCTTAAATTAAAGAGAAACTTTTAAATCTGTGACACTGTACATCATCTACACACTGACAGCAGccagtcagcagccaaccagcCTCAGACCAGCCGCGTGACGCAACATGGAGGAAGGTGGAATAGTGCTTGCCGTTATAAACACCCAACATATAAAACTTTCAGCATTTGTCAGGTGACTTGTTAAAATGAGGTCAAAGTTCATGAAGACAAACATGACTCAGCCAAATTACGATGAGGAATATTTCCTGCTCCACGCACCTCCATGACCACAACAATGTCCCAACATCATGAGTTCTCAGGCTGTCAATCATCACATGTGGGGAGGAGCAAGTTCAGGTTAAATCTTTTTAAGGAGGCGGAGCCTGAAACAGGCAGTCTAaatgaaaagaagaagaaaaaaacccataaaaaaacaaaaaaaagtccaaTAGAAACTATAGCTGCCTTGTCACCATGCCTCCTCAGTCTGCAGACCAATCAGATGTTAGCAATGCTCCCAGCCAGGAAGTGACCAATAAGAACGGCTGATTTAACTGGAGGCAGTGCTACAGGTGCTGCTGAGGGACAAAGGTGAGACATGAAGCATTCTATCTGCTGTGAAGAGCTGCAGGGACAAAGTCTTTACAGATTATTTTTACACAGACGTCTGTCCGCTCTACGCAGAGCTCATCTTGTCCACGGGACTGCTGCTGGTGCTGCTGCCATTCTTCTTGTTGTCATGGCCACCAGGTGATGCCACACCACTCTGTGTCCTCTCAGCTACTTTGGAGGTGGAGTCTCCCGCAGCAGCATGAGCAGGGCCGGCTGAGGACACGGACGAGGGACGAGCGGAGGTGGGCCGATATGCCGCCGTCAGCTCGGCCAGGCGCTCTGGAGTTGGGGACCACTTGGTGAAACCAGCATCATTCTGAAGGAAGAGGACTGCAGTACCATGGACCGCTTTGTAGTACATCTCTTCCCTGCAAGTACAGCAACACACAGTAGTACTACTCAATGGACTGCAGTACATCATTCAAGGAGGTACAATAAGGTAAAGAAGACTGTGACACAGTACACAACTGGAGCACCGCGGTGGTGAACCGCCTACCACGACAATGAAGAGACAGAACAGCCCAAAGGTGTCCAAGCCACTGACAGGATCAGGCAAATTCAGAGACGGGCTCCTGTCCCCACTGCAGAGGCTGCTCATCACCACCCATCACCTGCTGAGGCACCACGCCCCAATCTTCCATTTTTTACATCTCacatggtgccaaatcacaacaaagctgcctcaagcctTTGATCCAAAACCCGGTTCCTTTCATTTGCCTTGGTTGGATGTCTCGTATCGTTCCTTTGCCTCTGGTTTTCCTTGCGTCTGCAGAGGGGCAGGAGGACTGTGCTTTGCAGTCCAGTTGGGACAGGACTATGTGAATGCAGACAGCTTGGGGTCTGGACTGGTTAGAGATCTGTGGTACCGGTACCTCTTACAGATGTGCTGACTCCCAGAGCGATACTCATGTTCATAAGCTGGGACACTGAGCTGGTGACGAAGAAAGCGACTTCCTTCCATGCGGGTCAGAGCAGGGGTCACGGGGTCACGCCACTCCGGGATGAAGACGATGAAGGACAGAGGCTCTGTGGACTGTTGCAGAAggtcctgacacacacacacacacacacacacacccacacacacacccacacacaccaacaccacacaacacacacacacacaggtttcaTTATGTCTGCCCTGCTTCAAAAGCTgattctgggtcagtctgctttaGTCCATGTCATCAACAGGTCAGTCTGGTTGTGAGGAGGTTTGTGTCATTAGACTTGTGGAAAGTCTTGTCTCTTAGTAAAGACGGCTGATGCTGGAGGAGGCTCAGGACGTTCCTTATAGCAGTGACAGGCCCCAAGTTACAGATCCCATCATGctttgcgccccccccccccaacaaaaaaagcCACTCAGCACATCAGCATCAAGTTGTCCCTACCAGCATGTCTGAGGAACTGTTCCCACTTTGAATGCAGTTGGTTAATTTAATGTCTGTGGTCACATGAGAGCACGAGGACCGTCTGGGAGCACATGCTGGTGGTCCATAGTGTGCCAAACCCAGGACAGATCACCAATCATATCTGTGGTCTGTCAGGCCACTAGATGGGATGAAACAATGCTTATTTGCAATACCAgaaggacaagtgctcactatcacagatttagactggtttgtgaacaatatttgagggaaatggtgatttgtgtatgtggaaaaagttttagatctttgagttcatctcatacaaaatgggagcaaaaccaaaagtgttgcgtttacatttttgttggtgtatgtccagagtttaaagatccagtgaccaatttcatttatttactttaagactcaataaaatgttgttgacatagaaaacctgtaagcctacttttagtacacagaaaattcacgaggtattgataagggaatcggattgataagcggaatagataatggtatcgatattgatcaaatcttatcaatacccatccctactaagGACTCCAGGGATTAACAGTTAAACAGTTCAGATCGAGGGGTGGCTCCAAAGTACATATATAAAGGTGCCaaaaagtaggtttaggtttaaaacATTCCATGCAGAGTGCAGGTAACAGACATGAAATATGTGATATTACTGGAACAGCCAACAGGCCAGCCTCAATTTCAATGTcgtccagtgtagtaatgggtactaagtttgcaaaacataattGATTCTAAGATTCTTAACGACACATTTGCGAAAACAAGCCAGTCTCAACTTGAAAAATTTCCCTCCCTGAAGAACCACTCTCACCACCGTGGATTCTCTGCATTAAATTCCCCACTGAGCTAATTCATTCCACACCCATATCTGTTACACAGCCTGCAgaatctctaatcacctgctccatggcctgctgtaaagtcctaatgttaccctccctgtagagctctatctatgttttcaGACAGGATGGCGGCGCCTTACCCAGTAGGCTAAAGGCCGTCCgggatcagcaagccatggcggccccagaacaacGGCCAATGATCCACTAAACTAAAGCCGTGCTGtccacaaaactgtgccagccacctattttacAAAAACAGCCTGCTAAATGTCTCATCACCACCCTGAAAGGGGAGGGAGCAGAGACCAACAACAGATTccgacatctttctggcaagatcACAAGTCCTCTTGATATCCATTTTACTGACTTCTCAGTGCTTCATTCTGACATCATTAGCACCAACATGTTCCTTAATCTGTTTACCGTTCTTCTGCTTCAATACCGTGAGGTGGGATGCAGTGTCAGGAGCTCAAGCCCCGGGAATACATTTAATATCAGCTGGCATCTGCAATCTAAGTTTGTGGGTCTTCTTACCTTTGGTCCTTCTCTCTTCACGGGTTCAGCTTTGTTCttcactctgacagacagacagacagcaggccGTCAGTCAGTTTGTCTTTCTGACACTGTGACACACCCAatattttagtaaaaactcactgGCTGGAAAAGGTCAAAGGTCGATCAGAGGCGACTGCAACAGTGGGCCGATTCTTCCTCTGAACACAAAACAGAGATTAATACTCACCGGGGCGTCCAGGTATGACTGAGGACACACTCAGGGTGGTCAGTAGAGGGCGCCATCAAAGACAAGAAGACGAGACTCAACTGTGGGTGTGGCTTAAAGCTTGTGTGATGGTTTAGGGTCCCctcttactcactcatcttcagcgctTATCCAGGActcggtcgcaggggcaacaggtcCCTGTCCTCTATTCAGTTCatgttatttatacagtgccaaatcacaacaaagcagcctcaaggtgcttcacatgagtaaggtccaaCCTCACCAACCACCCTGAACAAGAACACAGGACATggagagaaggaaaaactccctctgaagatactgaggaagaaacctcaagcagaccagacttagggggtgacccactgcttaggccattctaacagtgacAAGGTTATGTGTTCacctgtttgtttgcttgtctgtttgtgaacagcctggaaaccCACAATCTTCATccatcattatatatatatatatatatatatatatatagattatatatatatatatataatatatattttttttttttttttttttttttacttgagaattcatatcctgataggcaagaactgatcaatttcaaggtcataggtccaaACTCAGGACAAATCTTAAttgtgaacaaattttcaaaaattcctaaCTGTCAAGAAAGatggaatttctttcatattgagAGCATGTAGGATGGTAGAATCATCCTACGAGGTCTGTCTGAAAAGTAGCggaccctttttatttttttaaaaactatatggatttgaatcatgtgcgcttgcaccttcgtgcgcatgcgtgagtcattcgcctgtggcaggctttgagtgagcactgtccaaccccctcgttggatttttattgtcaggaaatggctgaGGTGatgggagcagcgctgaatcaaatttttccagaaactgtgtgagacagccagtgaaaccattcggaagattcagatggctttcgatgaagattctatcggtgttACACGGATTAAGGATTATTACAACCGatataaagacggcccacagcagcggagagcgcgccgcactccaagcggccatcgacaggctgaaacgaccagatcatttccaaagtgaaggctgtgttgatccgggacgtcgtgtgactaccaggggaatcgcagaagaggtggacatcatcagttttgcggcacattccattgttacaggagatatTGTAAAgaaagacatgcagaggaattcgcggcgtcggcacggagccgctcatggcgcgcaacaaaaaacacctccgtgttggaagtctcacaggacaagttgtggcatatccagctgttacacaatttctcggatactcactccactgaaaatccactgaaagccatttgaatctttcgaatggtttccaacacgaaggtgttttttgttgcgcgccatgactGGCTCCGgtgccgacgcgtgaattcctccgcacgtctttcattacaaaatctcctgtaacagtggaatgtgccgcaaaagtgctatgtccacctgcgATTcccctggtagtcacacgacgtgccggatcaacacagccttcactctggaaatgatctggtcgtttcagcctgtcgatggccactcagagcgcagcgcgccctcagccgctgtgggccgactttaatccggttgtaataatCCTTAATCCGTGTAAtgtcgatagaatcttcaccgaaagccatctgaatcttacgaatggtttccaactggctgtctcacacagtttctgaaaaaattttcatggagcaaagcggcagtcgctcaggccatttccctgacaataaacatccgatgagggggctggaccagtgctcactcaagcctgcccacaggcgaatgacgcaaccgacaggcg
It encodes:
- the LOC117504853 gene encoding mRNA (2'-O-methyladenosine-N(6)-)-methyltransferase-like, with the translated sequence MEGSRFLRHQLSVPAYEHEYRSGSQHICKREEMYYKAVHGTAVLFLQNDAGFTKWSPTPERLAELTAAYRPTSARPSSVSSAGPAHAAAGDSTSKVAERTQSGVASPGGHDNKKNGSSTSSSPVDKMSSA